In the Salinirubrum litoreum genome, one interval contains:
- a CDS encoding 2,3,4,5-tetrahydropyridine-2,6-dicarboxylate N-succinyltransferase, whose amino-acid sequence MSTTLQSDVDDLWHRYTDDDLDAEGAEIDVLDTLDAFLDALESGEVRAAEKTGDDVTSWEANEWVKRGILLNFGLRETHRRQYGDVAYHDVLPLRDTDDLGERGTRNTPDGTVIRRGAYLGADCIMMSPSFVNVGAYVGDGTLVDSCDTVGSCAQIGEDVKLGANTLIGGVLEPVEDAPVVVEDGVSLGAGCRVTSGFVVGENTVVGENTLLTPRIPVYDLVDEEVYYGHLPSERRAFTRYVESSLGDHDLFAGGAFKPAVVALDIEDDTRDATKREEALRE is encoded by the coding sequence ATGAGTACGACACTCCAATCCGACGTAGACGACCTGTGGCACCGCTACACCGACGACGACCTCGACGCCGAGGGAGCCGAGATCGACGTGCTGGACACCCTCGACGCCTTCCTCGACGCGCTCGAATCGGGCGAGGTTCGGGCGGCCGAGAAGACCGGCGACGACGTGACCTCCTGGGAGGCGAACGAGTGGGTCAAGCGCGGCATCCTGCTGAACTTCGGCCTCCGGGAGACGCACCGCCGGCAGTACGGCGACGTGGCCTATCACGACGTGCTCCCCCTGCGCGACACCGACGACCTCGGCGAGCGCGGTACCCGGAACACGCCCGACGGGACCGTGATCCGCCGGGGGGCGTACCTCGGCGCGGACTGCATCATGATGTCGCCGTCGTTCGTCAACGTCGGCGCGTACGTCGGCGACGGGACGCTCGTGGACTCCTGTGACACGGTCGGCTCCTGTGCCCAGATCGGCGAGGACGTGAAACTGGGTGCGAACACGCTGATCGGCGGCGTCCTCGAACCGGTCGAGGACGCGCCGGTCGTGGTCGAGGACGGCGTGTCGCTCGGTGCCGGCTGTCGAGTCACCTCCGGGTTCGTCGTCGGGGAGAACACGGTCGTCGGCGAGAACACCCTGCTCACGCCCCGGATTCCGGTCTACGACCTCGTCGACGAGGAGGTCTACTACGGCCACCTCCCCTCTGAACGACGGGCGTTCACCCGGTACGTGGAGTCCTCGCTCGGCGACCACGACCTCTTCGCCGGCGGTGCGTTCAAGCCGGCGGTCGTCGCGCTGGACATCGAAGACGACACCCGCGACGCGACGAAGCGCGAGGAGGCACTCCGGGAATGA
- the dapB gene encoding 4-hydroxy-tetrahydrodipicolinate reductase has translation MVRVAVTGAGGRMGREVIAAADAREDVSVVLAVNRTTVEGSEVAGVPVHDAEELPALLAESDAEVLVDFTGPDSSADYVEACAELGVPAVVGTTGFDSTGTARLADASESIPLLKASNFARGVAALRQAVREAVAAVPEYDVELTETHHNGKRDAPSGTAKSILDDVESVRDDLDERTHGREGDQPRRRSEIGVHARRAGDITGEHEVLLAGNHEVLTLTHRAESRGVFAEGALDAAVWLVGRDAGRYDFFDVIRGDDTTDSEEDTR, from the coding sequence GTGGTCCGCGTCGCCGTCACCGGGGCGGGCGGGCGGATGGGCCGGGAAGTGATCGCGGCCGCCGACGCCCGCGAGGACGTGTCGGTCGTGCTGGCCGTGAACCGGACCACGGTGGAGGGCAGCGAGGTCGCGGGCGTTCCGGTCCACGACGCCGAGGAACTGCCCGCGCTGCTCGCCGAGTCGGACGCCGAGGTGCTGGTGGACTTCACGGGTCCCGACTCCTCGGCCGACTACGTCGAGGCGTGCGCCGAGTTGGGCGTGCCGGCGGTCGTCGGCACCACCGGCTTCGACAGCACCGGCACGGCCCGCCTCGCCGACGCCAGCGAGTCGATCCCCTTGCTGAAGGCGAGCAACTTCGCGCGGGGGGTCGCGGCGCTCCGACAGGCAGTCCGCGAGGCGGTGGCGGCGGTCCCCGAGTACGACGTGGAACTGACCGAGACGCACCACAACGGGAAGCGCGACGCACCCAGCGGCACCGCGAAGTCGATTCTCGACGACGTGGAGTCGGTCCGCGACGACCTCGACGAGCGCACCCACGGCCGGGAGGGCGACCAGCCACGCCGCCGGAGCGAGATCGGCGTCCACGCCCGCAGAGCCGGCGACATCACCGGCGAACACGAGGTGCTGCTGGCCGGCAACCACGAGGTCCTGACGCTGACCCACCGCGCCGAGTCCCGAGGCGTCTTCGCCGAGGGAGCCCTCGACGCGGCGGTCTGGCTCGTGGGACGGGACGCGGGACGATACGACTTCTTCGACGTGATTCGCGGCGACGACACTACTGATTCCGAGGAGGATACACGATGA
- the lysA gene encoding diaminopimelate decarboxylase, whose translation MTHRDDAPGDDHDAVAGGHGDAPGDDHDDVHPGTHRGDVPPHNRAATDGGVGERRPPEGAAENPAVRRLADWDADRLRRLADDHGTPLYVIDLDRVRQNAARLEAAFPDADRRYAVKAHSGNAVLETIRETELDAECASAGEVKRALDAGFSGAEIQYTAVNPPSEDLDFVVDAWQEEPEITITAGAEDTVDRLRERGYDGRLCIRVNPGVGAGHHEKVRVGADAKFGVPYDRAEEIVADAADDFEVVGIHAHAGSGISGDDLQNHRELVRRMGDLARAVIADGTEIEFVDVGGGFGVPYREDEPPLDLDAVAAATREALGEVDAQLAVEPGRYLVADAGVLLTRINTVKNAPETTLVGVDAGMTTLLRPAMYDAYHALRSLAPDAPDRTVEPATVTGPICESSDVFCEDRPLPAPARDDLLAIGNAGAYGYEMASTYNTRPRPAEVALSGDDSRLARRRETLSDLTALEAR comes from the coding sequence ATGACCCACCGGGACGACGCACCGGGCGACGACCACGACGCGGTGGCCGGTGGCCACGGCGACGCACCGGGCGACGACCACGACGACGTGCACCCCGGCACTCACCGTGGCGACGTGCCGCCCCACAACCGGGCGGCGACCGACGGCGGCGTCGGCGAACGCCGACCCCCCGAGGGAGCCGCCGAGAATCCCGCAGTCCGCCGCCTCGCCGACTGGGACGCCGACCGCCTCCGGCGACTCGCAGACGACCACGGGACTCCCTTGTACGTGATCGACCTCGACCGTGTTCGTCAGAACGCGGCCCGACTCGAAGCGGCGTTCCCCGACGCCGACCGCCGGTACGCCGTGAAGGCCCACTCGGGGAACGCTGTCCTCGAAACTATCCGCGAGACCGAACTCGACGCCGAGTGTGCCTCCGCCGGCGAGGTGAAGCGCGCACTCGACGCGGGCTTCTCGGGCGCGGAGATCCAGTACACCGCCGTCAACCCGCCGAGCGAGGACCTCGACTTCGTGGTCGATGCGTGGCAGGAGGAGCCAGAGATAACGATCACGGCCGGTGCCGAAGACACCGTCGACCGCCTGCGCGAACGCGGCTACGACGGGCGACTCTGCATCAGAGTCAATCCCGGTGTCGGCGCGGGTCACCACGAGAAGGTCCGGGTCGGCGCGGACGCGAAGTTCGGCGTCCCCTACGACCGCGCGGAGGAGATCGTCGCCGACGCGGCAGACGACTTCGAGGTCGTCGGCATCCACGCCCACGCCGGCTCCGGCATCTCTGGCGACGACCTCCAGAACCACCGCGAACTCGTCCGCCGGATGGGCGACCTGGCGCGTGCGGTGATCGCAGACGGCACGGAGATCGAGTTCGTGGACGTGGGCGGCGGCTTCGGCGTCCCGTACCGCGAGGACGAACCGCCGCTGGACCTCGATGCCGTCGCCGCGGCGACCCGCGAGGCACTGGGCGAGGTGGACGCGCAACTCGCAGTGGAGCCAGGACGCTACCTCGTCGCCGACGCTGGCGTCCTGTTGACGCGGATCAACACCGTCAAGAACGCCCCGGAGACGACGCTCGTGGGCGTCGACGCGGGGATGACGACCCTGCTCCGCCCGGCGATGTACGACGCCTACCACGCGCTCCGGTCGCTCGCGCCGGACGCACCCGACCGGACGGTCGAGCCAGCGACCGTGACAGGACCGATCTGTGAGAGTTCGGACGTGTTCTGTGAAGACCGGCCGCTGCCCGCGCCGGCCCGCGACGACCTGCTCGCTATCGGTAACGCGGGAGCCTACGGCTACGAGATGGCGAGCACCTACAACACCAGACCGCGTCCGGCCGAGGTCGCGCTGTCCGGTGACGACTCGCGGCTCGCGCGCCGACGCGAGACGCTTTCCGACCTCACCGCACTGGAGGCACGATGA